A section of the Agrococcus sp. SGAir0287 genome encodes:
- a CDS encoding Ppx/GppA phosphatase family protein: MATRLGVLDVGSNTVHLLVVDATPGGRPIPLESHKVTMRLMRYLVDGEISDEGQRALVAAIRECVQVAESAGLERLLVVATSAVREAANGETVIARIEASTGVELDILSGEDEARLTFLAVRRWYGWAAGRILLLDIGGGSLEIAAGADEEPQVALSVPLGAGRSTVAFLADDPPTAAQQRALRTYAKAVLDDVVGAVRAAGRPDHVVGSSKTIRSLARLAGGVVPGLGGDDRVVLRRKDLDDWVPRIARMDASSRHALPGITPDRTFQIVAGGIVLSEAMRAFGVRELDVSPWALREGRLLRHLDRMRA; this comes from the coding sequence ATGGCCACGCGACTGGGCGTCCTCGACGTCGGCTCCAACACCGTGCACCTGCTCGTCGTGGACGCGACGCCCGGGGGCCGGCCCATCCCGCTCGAGTCGCACAAGGTGACGATGCGCCTCATGCGCTACCTCGTCGACGGCGAGATCAGCGACGAGGGTCAGCGTGCGCTCGTCGCCGCCATCCGAGAGTGCGTGCAGGTGGCGGAGAGCGCCGGCCTCGAGCGGCTGCTCGTGGTGGCGACGTCGGCGGTGCGGGAGGCGGCGAACGGCGAGACGGTGATCGCTCGCATCGAGGCGTCCACGGGCGTCGAGCTCGACATCCTGTCGGGCGAGGACGAGGCGCGGCTGACGTTCCTCGCCGTGCGCCGCTGGTACGGCTGGGCGGCGGGGCGCATCCTGCTGCTCGACATCGGCGGCGGCTCGCTCGAGATCGCCGCGGGCGCGGACGAGGAGCCGCAGGTCGCGCTGTCCGTCCCGCTCGGCGCCGGTCGGTCGACCGTGGCCTTCCTCGCCGACGACCCGCCCACGGCGGCGCAGCAGCGCGCGCTGCGCACGTACGCGAAGGCCGTGCTCGACGACGTCGTCGGCGCCGTGCGCGCCGCCGGTCGCCCCGACCACGTCGTGGGTTCGTCGAAGACCATCCGATCCCTCGCGCGCCTTGCTGGCGGCGTCGTGCCCGGTCTCGGCGGCGACGACCGCGTCGTGCTGCGGCGCAAGGACCTCGACGACTGGGTGCCGCGCATCGCCCGCATGGATGCGTCCTCGCGGCACGCGCTGCCCGGCATCACGCCCGATCGCACGTTCCAGATCGTCGCGGGCGGCATCGTCCTGTCTGAGGCGATGCGCGCGTTCGGCGTGCGCGAGCTCGACGTCTCGCCGTGGGCGCTGCGCGAGGGCAGGCTCCTGCGGCACCTCGACCGCATGCGCGCGTGA
- the tkt gene encoding transketolase has translation MEGPALTLEWTETDAKAVDTARLLAADAVEKVGNGHPGTAMSLAPAAYLLFQKVMQRDPADHRWLGRDRFILSVGHSSVTQYVQLFLAGDGLELDDLQALRTWGSKTPGHPEYGHTDGVEITTGPLGQGLASAVGFAYAQRFERALLDPDTPDGESPFDHYTYVIAGDGDLQEGVTSEAGSLAGRQELGRLIAIYDSNQISIEDDTDIAFTEDVKARYEAYGWQVIEVDWRTGDPAADDYHEDVPALFAAIEAAKAETTKPSIIVLRTIIGWPAPTKRNTGKIHGSKLGAEELAATKELLGFDPEEHFALPEGVLEHTRGNAAERARAARAAWQERFDAWASANPEGKALLDRLESGALPDGVDEALPVFESGKDLATRAASGKVINALAAVVPELWGGSADLAESNNTTIEDGGSFLPPGTGTKEFPTASFAGRTMHFGIREHAMAAILNGIVLHGPTRPFGGTFLIFSDYQRPALRLAALMGVHPIHVWTHDSVALGEDGPTHQPIEQLATLRAIPGFDVVRPSDANETAWAWKTILERRDKPVGIALTRQPIPTFERGEGEATAETFAAASNVAKGAYTLVDASTDVPDVILIGTGSEVQIAVAAREVLEAEGIGARVVAAPSLEWFTEQSDAYRESVLPAAVKARVSVEAGSVLSWARIVGDAGRSVGIDHFGASADYQTLFREFGLTHEAVVAAARESLAAAKEA, from the coding sequence ATGGAAGGGCCTGCATTGACGCTCGAATGGACTGAGACCGACGCGAAGGCCGTGGACACGGCCCGCCTCCTCGCCGCGGACGCGGTGGAGAAGGTCGGCAACGGCCACCCCGGCACGGCGATGAGCCTCGCGCCGGCCGCCTACCTGCTGTTCCAGAAGGTCATGCAGCGCGATCCGGCGGACCACCGATGGCTCGGCCGCGACCGCTTCATCCTCTCGGTCGGACACTCGTCGGTCACCCAATACGTGCAGCTGTTCCTCGCCGGCGACGGCCTCGAGCTCGACGACCTCCAGGCGCTGCGCACCTGGGGCTCGAAGACGCCCGGCCACCCCGAGTACGGTCACACCGACGGCGTCGAGATCACGACGGGCCCGCTCGGCCAGGGCCTCGCCTCCGCCGTCGGCTTCGCCTACGCGCAGCGCTTCGAGCGCGCGCTGCTCGACCCCGACACCCCCGACGGCGAGAGCCCGTTCGACCACTACACCTACGTCATCGCGGGCGACGGCGACCTGCAGGAGGGCGTGACGAGCGAGGCCGGATCGCTCGCCGGCCGCCAGGAGCTCGGCCGCCTCATCGCGATCTACGACTCGAACCAGATCTCGATCGAGGACGACACCGACATCGCGTTCACCGAGGACGTGAAGGCACGCTACGAGGCGTACGGCTGGCAGGTCATCGAGGTCGACTGGCGCACGGGCGACCCCGCGGCCGACGACTACCACGAGGACGTCCCCGCCCTCTTCGCCGCCATCGAGGCGGCCAAGGCCGAGACGACGAAGCCGTCCATCATCGTGCTGCGCACGATCATCGGCTGGCCGGCGCCGACGAAGCGCAACACGGGCAAGATCCACGGCTCCAAGCTCGGCGCCGAGGAGCTCGCGGCGACGAAAGAGCTGCTCGGCTTCGACCCCGAGGAGCACTTCGCGCTGCCCGAGGGCGTGCTCGAGCACACGCGCGGCAACGCCGCCGAGCGCGCCCGTGCAGCACGCGCTGCCTGGCAGGAGCGCTTCGACGCATGGGCGTCGGCGAACCCCGAGGGCAAGGCGCTGCTCGACCGTCTCGAGTCCGGTGCGCTCCCCGACGGCGTCGACGAGGCGCTGCCCGTCTTCGAGTCCGGGAAGGACCTCGCGACGCGCGCGGCGAGCGGCAAGGTCATCAACGCGCTCGCGGCCGTCGTGCCCGAGCTGTGGGGCGGCTCGGCCGACCTCGCCGAGTCGAACAACACGACGATCGAGGACGGCGGCTCGTTCCTGCCGCCGGGCACGGGCACCAAGGAGTTCCCGACGGCCTCGTTCGCGGGTCGCACGATGCACTTCGGCATCCGCGAGCACGCGATGGCCGCGATCCTCAACGGCATCGTGCTGCACGGCCCCACGCGCCCCTTCGGCGGCACGTTCCTCATCTTCAGCGACTACCAGCGCCCCGCGCTGCGCCTCGCCGCGCTCATGGGCGTGCACCCCATCCACGTCTGGACGCACGACTCCGTCGCGCTCGGCGAGGACGGCCCGACGCACCAGCCCATCGAGCAGCTCGCGACGCTGCGCGCCATCCCTGGCTTCGACGTCGTGCGGCCCTCGGACGCGAACGAGACGGCGTGGGCGTGGAAGACGATCCTCGAGCGTCGGGACAAGCCCGTCGGCATCGCGCTGACGAGGCAGCCGATCCCGACCTTCGAGCGCGGGGAGGGCGAGGCGACCGCCGAGACCTTCGCCGCCGCCTCGAACGTCGCCAAGGGCGCCTACACGCTCGTCGACGCCTCGACCGACGTGCCCGACGTCATCCTCATCGGCACGGGCTCCGAGGTGCAGATCGCCGTCGCGGCACGCGAGGTGCTCGAGGCGGAGGGCATCGGCGCCCGCGTGGTCGCCGCGCCGAGCCTCGAGTGGTTCACCGAGCAGTCGGACGCGTACCGCGAGTCGGTGCTGCCGGCCGCCGTGAAGGCGCGCGTGTCGGTCGAGGCCGGCTCCGTGCTGTCGTGGGCGCGCATCGTCGGCGACGCCGGCCGATCGGTCGGCATCGACCACTTCGGCGCGAGCGCCGACTACCAGACCCTGTTCCGCGAGTTCGGACTCACGCACGAGGCCGTCGTGGCCGCAGCCCGCGAGTCGCTCGCAGCCGCCAAGGAGGCATGA
- a CDS encoding heme o synthase, with translation MTATAHRSDRARLADRAKAYVALTKPRVIELLLVTALPTMFLAARGLPDPVALVATLVGGFLSAGAANAFNMIIDRDIDAVMQRTQGRPLVTGALTPRQATVFAWTLTVVSTAVLAVFAHWLAAVLSLAAIAFYVLIYTMLLKRRTEQNIVWGGIAGCFPVLIGWAGVTGTLDWPAWILFTLIFLWTPAHYWPLSMKYRSDYAAADVPMLAVVRGRTTVGIQVVLYAWASLACTLLLIPVAGMGVVYSIVALGAGIWFVAEAHGLHARAVRGAEARAMRVFHASNTYLTLVFLAVGIDPLLPF, from the coding sequence ATGACCGCCACCGCCCACCGCTCCGATCGAGCGCGTCTCGCCGACCGTGCGAAGGCGTACGTGGCGCTGACGAAGCCGCGGGTGATCGAGCTGCTGCTCGTGACGGCGCTCCCGACGATGTTCCTCGCGGCGCGCGGCCTGCCGGATCCCGTCGCGCTCGTCGCCACCCTCGTCGGCGGCTTCCTGTCGGCGGGCGCCGCGAACGCGTTCAACATGATCATCGACCGCGACATCGACGCGGTCATGCAGCGCACGCAGGGACGCCCGCTCGTGACGGGTGCGCTCACGCCGCGGCAGGCGACCGTCTTCGCGTGGACGCTCACGGTCGTCTCCACCGCCGTCCTGGCGGTCTTCGCGCACTGGCTCGCCGCCGTGCTCTCGCTCGCGGCCATCGCGTTCTACGTGCTGATCTACACGATGCTGCTCAAGCGCCGCACCGAGCAGAACATCGTCTGGGGCGGCATCGCGGGCTGCTTCCCCGTGCTCATCGGCTGGGCGGGCGTCACGGGCACGCTCGACTGGCCCGCATGGATCCTCTTCACGCTCATCTTCCTGTGGACGCCCGCGCACTACTGGCCGCTGTCGATGAAGTACCGCAGCGACTACGCCGCCGCCGACGTCCCCATGCTCGCCGTCGTGCGCGGCCGCACGACCGTCGGCATCCAGGTCGTGCTCTACGCATGGGCGTCGCTCGCGTGCACGCTGCTGCTCATCCCCGTCGCGGGCATGGGCGTCGTGTACTCGATCGTCGCCCTGGGCGCCGGCATCTGGTTCGTCGCGGAGGCGCACGGCCTGCACGCGCGCGCGGTGCGCGGCGCCGAGGCGCGTGCGATGCGCGTCTTCCACGCGTCGAACACGTACCTCACGCTCGTGTTCCTCGCAGTGGGCATCGACCCGCTGCTGCCCTTCTAG